A single region of the Nitrospira sp. genome encodes:
- the ispH gene encoding 4-hydroxy-3-methylbut-2-enyl diphosphate reductase: MKIYLANPRGFCAGVDRAIDIVDLSLKKYGAPIYVRHEIVHSRHVVNSLRHKGAVFVEELNEVPEGSVVIFSAHGVAKSVWEEAQSRRLHVIDATCPLVIKVHNEVNRDYTQGYELILIGHAGHPEVIGTLGQIPDKFHLVSSVKDVESLHVEKTQNLSYVTQTTLSVDECRDIVEALHRRFPNIKGPHQEDICYATQNRQNAVKSLSKLVDVILVIGSPNSSNSNRLRELGEHCGIPSYLIDAASDINPDWLKDAKSVGLSAGASAPEVLVTEVVAYLKRLGSSEEVEELTVIEEDVEFLLPKELVTIESASRASASAN; the protein is encoded by the coding sequence ATGAAGATTTATTTAGCCAATCCTCGTGGATTCTGCGCGGGTGTCGACCGCGCCATAGACATCGTCGATTTGTCGCTCAAAAAATACGGCGCGCCGATTTATGTGCGCCATGAGATCGTCCACAGCCGGCACGTCGTGAATTCGCTCCGGCATAAGGGCGCCGTGTTTGTGGAAGAGCTGAACGAAGTGCCCGAAGGATCGGTCGTGATCTTCAGTGCCCACGGTGTGGCGAAATCGGTGTGGGAGGAGGCGCAGAGCCGCCGCCTGCACGTGATCGATGCCACCTGTCCGCTGGTGATCAAGGTGCATAACGAAGTGAACCGGGACTATACGCAAGGGTACGAATTGATCCTCATCGGCCATGCGGGACACCCGGAAGTGATCGGGACCTTGGGCCAGATCCCGGATAAGTTCCACCTGGTGTCCTCGGTCAAGGACGTGGAGAGCCTCCATGTCGAGAAGACGCAGAATCTCTCCTATGTGACCCAGACCACGCTGAGTGTCGATGAATGTCGGGACATTGTCGAGGCGTTGCACCGGCGGTTCCCCAATATCAAGGGGCCGCACCAGGAAGATATCTGTTATGCCACCCAGAACCGCCAGAATGCGGTCAAGTCGTTGTCGAAGCTGGTCGATGTGATTCTCGTGATCGGATCACCGAACAGCTCGAATTCGAATCGGCTTCGCGAATTGGGCGAGCATTGCGGCATTCCCTCCTACCTCATCGATGCGGCGTCGGACATTAATCCCGATTGGCTGAAAGATGCCAAGAGTGTGGGACTGTCCGCCGGGGCTTCGGCTCCCGAAGTCCTGGTCACCGAAGTGGTGGCCTACCTGAAGCGCCTTGGCTCTTCGGAAGAGGTCGAGGAACTCACGGTCATCGAAGAAGATGTGGAGTTTCTCCTTCCCAAAGAACTGGTCACGATCGAATCGGCGTCGCGCGCGTCGGCCTCGGCGAATTAA
- the smc gene encoding chromosome segregation protein SMC — MYLKSLEMLGFKSFAEAKIQFPKGITAIVGPNGSGKSNVVDSILWVLGEQSTKTLRSEKMEDVIFNGTEVRKPLGLVEVSLVIGGLGELRLDAISGLPSELSEYQELMITRRLYRNGDSEYLINKTPCRLKDIRNVLIETRAGSKGHTVIEQGRIEQILQASPQDRRELIEETAGIVRYKKQKAEALRKLEATQQNLVRVRDIVAEVKKQLNSLERQARQARSYQTLQQEARGLEIELLSRDYRTMHADLESVDHEAREVEAQEAEQVAEQARLDSDQETIRLRMNDAAEAISRVRDTLAGTEQRQSQALTAAEVERNRTELFERQRMQAAQEKERLAADQEQAQSEIETLRAMLLQLEGDIVEQEAQFQQADVEAKSLAGHRASAVAEEERARKDVLNLAVLVANTEQSLTQLTARQQETAARAERVSREQEQLTAQVAGLDQQRDLLAAQREEASGRIQELMAERQAAIERIEGLGGQITGLDRDIVKFSEDVAGVESRLGALQGVVREEMGYGREGEEEGTALKTCDGVREALAEWLVIPPGLDRAVETILGERVRGWLVDEPSAACRAVEFLKGKELGRGAFLPQQLRWAPEQAALDSSASWWPTLTGQPGVVGRATDLIRAEGASAATLSYLFEGIVFVESLDVALQLWQQHQWAAPAGPTYVTLSGETLDAAGVMTGGGSSAGAGLLQRRREVLELEARRTEAVQALELARAAREEAAAELGLGREDEQRLGRAIREAEMLELSLQKDDAGVERQRGELHRRMDVLAEEQQRSLAEQARLQEQFQSSQAQLGQWVAEKAGQESGLLQVRERLVVIESQSLAIQQRLTEVRLSLESMRGRREHATNDIARFTQRLDAAQRRATDLEEQVAGLVEATENSREEQTRQEALCRELGAEVDGIKAELVAAQERQAQEMAGLHAVEETLSQVRQSLSALHDRRMRAEVRKAEVKAHLSTIESTLAGTYQIDPATLLMSPAGDQPVPEGEEPPAPVSMLETPQLREQIQKIRERLDRMGAINLAAIDEHRELEERYQFLTTQEQDLSTSIASLKEIIQRINRTTKDMFVETFNELQQKFRDVFSQFFPGGRAELQLVEEPLEEGVEDNGAREPGVEIVAQPPGKRLKSITMLSGGEKTLTAMALLIASFLIRPTPFCILDEIDAPLDEENIGRFTSVLRSLSSTAQFMVITHNKRTMAMADSLFGVTMEEPGVSTLISVKLGDLQPA, encoded by the coding sequence GTGTATCTGAAGTCATTGGAAATGCTCGGCTTCAAGTCGTTCGCGGAGGCGAAGATCCAATTTCCGAAAGGCATCACGGCCATCGTGGGTCCGAACGGGAGCGGCAAAAGTAATGTCGTGGACTCCATCCTCTGGGTATTGGGTGAGCAAAGTACGAAGACGCTTCGAAGCGAGAAGATGGAAGACGTCATCTTTAACGGCACCGAGGTTCGCAAACCGTTAGGGCTGGTGGAGGTGTCGCTGGTGATCGGCGGGCTGGGAGAATTACGGCTGGATGCGATTTCCGGGCTACCAAGCGAGCTGAGTGAATATCAGGAACTGATGATCACCCGCCGCCTGTATCGAAACGGGGACAGCGAGTATCTCATCAATAAGACCCCCTGCCGGCTCAAAGACATTCGAAACGTGCTGATTGAAACCAGGGCGGGGTCCAAGGGCCATACCGTCATCGAGCAGGGGCGGATTGAGCAGATCCTGCAGGCCTCGCCGCAGGATCGCCGTGAGCTGATCGAGGAAACCGCCGGTATTGTCCGCTACAAAAAACAAAAGGCCGAAGCTCTCCGCAAACTTGAGGCGACGCAGCAGAATCTGGTGCGTGTCCGGGACATTGTGGCCGAGGTCAAAAAGCAGCTGAATTCGCTGGAGCGGCAGGCTCGCCAGGCGCGTTCGTACCAGACCTTGCAGCAGGAGGCCCGCGGCCTGGAAATCGAACTCCTGTCCCGCGACTATCGCACCATGCATGCCGACCTGGAGTCCGTCGATCACGAAGCGCGCGAGGTGGAAGCGCAGGAAGCGGAGCAGGTGGCCGAACAGGCCCGCCTCGACTCGGACCAGGAAACGATCAGGCTGCGTATGAACGACGCGGCGGAGGCCATTTCCCGCGTGCGTGACACGTTGGCCGGCACGGAACAGCGGCAGTCGCAAGCGTTGACGGCGGCGGAGGTCGAACGGAACCGCACGGAATTGTTTGAACGTCAACGCATGCAGGCTGCGCAGGAAAAGGAGCGGCTGGCGGCGGATCAGGAGCAGGCGCAGTCGGAAATCGAGACCCTTCGGGCGATGTTGCTTCAGCTGGAAGGAGACATCGTCGAACAGGAGGCGCAATTCCAACAGGCGGATGTCGAGGCAAAGTCGTTGGCCGGCCATCGCGCGTCTGCGGTGGCGGAGGAAGAGCGTGCGCGGAAAGATGTGTTGAACCTGGCCGTCCTCGTGGCCAACACAGAGCAGAGTCTGACGCAGCTGACGGCCCGTCAGCAGGAAACCGCCGCCCGGGCGGAGCGGGTCTCGCGCGAGCAGGAACAACTGACGGCGCAGGTGGCCGGGTTGGATCAGCAGCGCGACTTGCTGGCCGCGCAACGCGAAGAGGCCAGCGGGCGCATTCAAGAACTCATGGCCGAACGGCAGGCGGCGATCGAGCGGATCGAAGGCTTGGGCGGGCAGATCACCGGGCTGGATCGGGATATCGTGAAGTTTTCCGAAGATGTTGCCGGTGTGGAATCGCGCCTCGGTGCCTTGCAGGGTGTCGTGCGCGAGGAAATGGGATATGGGCGGGAAGGTGAGGAGGAAGGCACGGCGTTGAAAACGTGCGACGGCGTGCGCGAAGCACTTGCCGAGTGGCTCGTGATTCCGCCGGGGCTGGATCGGGCTGTAGAGACGATTCTCGGGGAACGTGTGCGCGGCTGGCTGGTGGATGAACCGTCGGCGGCCTGTCGTGCGGTGGAGTTTCTAAAGGGCAAAGAACTGGGGCGCGGAGCGTTTCTTCCGCAGCAATTGCGATGGGCTCCCGAGCAGGCGGCGCTTGATTCATCGGCCTCGTGGTGGCCGACGCTGACCGGACAGCCTGGTGTGGTGGGGCGCGCGACGGATTTGATCCGTGCGGAAGGCGCCTCTGCCGCGACATTGAGCTATTTGTTCGAGGGGATTGTGTTTGTGGAGTCGTTGGACGTGGCGCTGCAGCTCTGGCAGCAACACCAATGGGCGGCCCCCGCCGGTCCAACCTACGTCACGTTATCCGGTGAAACGCTGGACGCCGCCGGTGTGATGACCGGGGGCGGCAGCAGTGCCGGTGCCGGACTGTTGCAGCGTCGGCGTGAAGTATTGGAGTTGGAGGCGCGACGGACCGAGGCGGTGCAGGCGCTGGAGCTGGCCAGGGCCGCGCGGGAAGAGGCAGCGGCTGAGTTGGGGCTCGGACGTGAAGATGAACAGCGCCTTGGCCGGGCCATCCGCGAAGCGGAGATGCTGGAGCTGTCGCTGCAGAAAGACGATGCAGGCGTGGAACGCCAGCGCGGGGAATTGCACCGGCGGATGGATGTATTGGCAGAGGAACAGCAGCGGAGCCTGGCCGAGCAGGCGCGGCTTCAAGAACAGTTTCAGTCCAGCCAGGCGCAGTTGGGGCAATGGGTGGCGGAAAAGGCCGGGCAGGAAAGCGGGTTGTTGCAAGTGCGAGAACGGCTGGTGGTGATCGAAAGCCAAAGCCTTGCGATCCAGCAACGATTGACCGAAGTCCGGTTGTCGCTGGAGAGCATGCGCGGGCGCCGGGAGCATGCCACGAACGACATCGCACGATTTACACAGCGCCTGGATGCCGCGCAACGCCGGGCGACTGATTTGGAAGAGCAGGTGGCCGGGTTGGTTGAAGCGACGGAAAATAGCCGCGAAGAGCAGACCAGGCAGGAAGCATTGTGCCGCGAATTGGGCGCAGAGGTGGACGGAATCAAAGCGGAGTTAGTGGCGGCCCAAGAGCGGCAGGCGCAGGAAATGGCCGGGTTGCATGCGGTGGAGGAAACCCTCAGCCAGGTGCGGCAGAGTCTCTCCGCCTTGCACGATCGGCGGATGAGGGCGGAAGTGCGAAAGGCAGAGGTGAAGGCGCATCTCTCCACGATTGAGAGTACGCTCGCCGGTACCTATCAAATCGATCCGGCTACGCTACTGATGTCACCGGCAGGTGATCAGCCGGTCCCGGAGGGTGAAGAGCCTCCGGCCCCGGTCTCGATGCTTGAAACACCGCAATTGCGGGAGCAGATTCAAAAAATCCGTGAACGGCTGGACCGGATGGGTGCCATCAATCTGGCGGCCATCGACGAGCATCGTGAGCTGGAAGAGCGGTATCAGTTCCTGACGACCCAGGAGCAGGACCTCTCCACGTCCATCGCCTCCCTCAAGGAAATCATTCAGCGGATCAACCGGACGACGAAGGACATGTTCGTGGAGACGTTCAACGAGTTGCAACAGAAATTCCGGGACGTCTTTTCCCAGTTCTTCCCCGGTGGCCGCGCCGAGTTGCAATTGGTCGAGGAGCCGCTGGAAGAAGGGGTGGAGGACAATGGTGCGCGCGAGCCCGGTGTGGAGATCGTGGCCCAGCCGCCGGGGAAACGCTTGAAGAGCATTACCATGTTGTCCGGCGGAGAGAAGACGCTGACCGCGATGGCGCTGCTCATCGCCAGCTTCCTGATCCGCCCGACGCCGTTCTGTATCCTGGACGAAATCGACGCGCCGCTCGACGAAGAAAATATCGGGCGCTTCACGAGCGTGTTGCGCAGCCTGTCGTCGACCGCCCAGTTCATGGTCATCACGCACAATAAGCGGACGATGGCGATGGCGGACTCGTTGTTCGGGGTGACAATGGAAGAGCCGGGGGTGTCGACGTTGATCTCGGTCAAGCTTGGTGATCTCCAGCCGGCCTAG